From a region of the Tachysurus fulvidraco isolate hzauxx_2018 chromosome 5, HZAU_PFXX_2.0, whole genome shotgun sequence genome:
- the cfap52 gene encoding cilia- and flagella-associated protein 52 isoform X1, which produces MAATEAPEVLNLQLEAVIGFNGHVFSGLRVHPDQEHIVYPLGCTLIIKNLLDDKQSFLHGHTNNVSCVSVSRNGTYLASGQVTFMGFKADVIIWDYAKRDIHARLVLHKAKVEALAFSPNEKYLVTLGGQDDGSIVVWNVQTKEAICGSPASAHSAGHCLSINYCNLSDDVFISAGHGTLRVWELDLPNRKIRPTECQTGQLKRIIKCIEIAEDDSFFYCGTTSGDVLRVNLKSRLLNSFGPQKHRFSNGVNALKMLKTGDLLVGSGDGTFSLCSSTNFKTLKSVTLEGGVSSVALRGEGQQVFVGTEASQIYRLCYTDFTPQLITSSHCSAVWDAAFPEGTSELFATCSQDDIRVWNTESSKELLRIRVPNMTCNAIGFKRDGRSIYSAWNDGKIRLFTPESGRLMLMIPDAHSMGVTALRGTSDCKRLVSGGGEGQVRVWEILQDTHKLIASMKEHKASVNAVKIKSNDKECVTASSDGTCIIWDLVRFVRNQMVLANTLFKSVCYHPEEYQIITSGTDRKIGYWEVYDGAAIRELEGSQSGAINGMDISSEGGLFITGGDEKLVKVWRYADGDVTHVGVGHSGSISSVCLCPNNRFIITTSTDGAVLRWRFPSCT; this is translated from the exons ATGGCAGCAACTGAAGCTCCGGAGGTTCTGAATCTACAACTAGAAGCTGTTATTGGGTTCAACG GTCATGTGTTCTCTGGACTGCGAGTTCACCCTGACCAAGAGCACATCGTCTACCCGCTCGGCTGCACGCTGATCATCAAGAACCTGCTGGACGATAAGCAGAGCTTCCTCCATGGACACACCAACAACgtctcctgtgtgtctgtgtccaggAACGGGACGTACCTGGCGTCAGGACAGGTCACCTTCATGGGCTTTAAG GCTGATGTAATAATCTGGGATTATGCTAAAAGAGACATTCACGCTCGACTCGTCCTCCACAAAGCCAAAGTGGAAGCACTCGCTTTCTCTCCCAATGAGAAATACCTGGTGACTCTGGGAGGACAAGACGACGGCAG tatcgTGGTGTGGAACGTGCAGACGAAGGAGGCGATCTGCGGGAGTCCGGCGTCGGCCCACAGCGCAGGTCACTGTCTCAGCATCAACTACTGCAACCTCAGTGATGACGTCTTCATCTCAGCAGGACA TGGTACGCTTCGTGTGTGGGAGCTCGACCTCCCCAACAGGAAGATCCGCCCCACCGAGTGTCAAACGGGGCAGTTAAAGAGGATAATCAAGTGCATCGAG attGCAGAGGACGACTCTTTCTTTTACTGCGGCACTACGAGTGGAGACGTGCTCAGAGTAAACCTGAAGAGTCGCCTGCTGAACAGCTTCGGACCTCAAAAACACCGATTCAGCAAC ggtgtAAATGCTCTGAAGATGTTGAAGACTGGAGATTTGTTGGTGGGATCAGGAGACGGGACGTTCAGCCTCTGTTCCAGCACAAACTTTAAAACCCTCAA gagtgtgacTCTGGAGGGTGGCGTGTCGTCCGTGGCTCTGCGTGGTGAAGGACAGCAGGTGTTTGTGGGCACTGAGGCGTCTCAGATTTACAGGTTGTGTTACACCGACTTCACTCCGCAGCTCATCACCTCCAGCCACTGCAGTGCTGTTTGGGACGCAGCCTTTCCTGA aggaaCGTCGGAGCTCTTTGCCACTTGTTCTCAGGATGATATCCGTGTTTGGAACACAGAGTCCAGTAAAGAGCTTCTACGAATCCGAGTCCCGAACATGACGTGTAACGCGATCGGCTTCAAGCGTGACGGCCGGAGCATCTACAGTG CTTGGAACGATGGGAAAATCCGTCTGTTCACTCCCGAGAGCGGCCGCCTGATGCTGATGATCCCCGACGCTCACAGCATGGGCGTGACGGCGTTAAGAGGAACCAGCGACTGTAAGCGCCTTGTGAGCGGGGGAGGAGAGGGACAG GTGCGAGTCTGGGAGATCctgcaagacacacacaaactcatcgCCAGCATGAAGGAGCACAAAGCCTCAGTCAACGCGGTCAAGATTAAAAGTAATGATAAGGAGTGTGTGACAGCCAGTTCAGATGGGACCTGCATCATCTGGGACCTGGT gcGCTTTGTGAGGAATCAGATGGTTTTAGCGAACACACTGTTCAAAAGTGTTTGTTATCATCCAGAAGAATATCAGATCATCACCAGTGGAACAGACAGGAAG ATTGGCTACTGGGAGGTGTATGATGGAGCAGCTATTAGAGAGCTGGAGGGCTCACAGTCAGGGGCCATCAATGGTATGGACATCAGCTCTGAGGGAGGACTCTTCATCactg GTGGCGATGAGAAGCTAGTGAAGGTGTGGCGTTATGCTGATGGTGATGTCACACATGTGGGCGTCGGCCACAGTGGCAGCATCAGCAGCGTGTGCTTGTGTCCCAACAATAGattcatcatcaccaccagcaCAGACGGAGCCGTGCTCAGATGGAGATTCCCAAGCTGCACATAA
- the cfap52 gene encoding cilia- and flagella-associated protein 52 isoform X2: protein MGFKADVIIWDYAKRDIHARLVLHKAKVEALAFSPNEKYLVTLGGQDDGSIVVWNVQTKEAICGSPASAHSAGHCLSINYCNLSDDVFISAGHGTLRVWELDLPNRKIRPTECQTGQLKRIIKCIEIAEDDSFFYCGTTSGDVLRVNLKSRLLNSFGPQKHRFSNGVNALKMLKTGDLLVGSGDGTFSLCSSTNFKTLKSVTLEGGVSSVALRGEGQQVFVGTEASQIYRLCYTDFTPQLITSSHCSAVWDAAFPEGTSELFATCSQDDIRVWNTESSKELLRIRVPNMTCNAIGFKRDGRSIYSAWNDGKIRLFTPESGRLMLMIPDAHSMGVTALRGTSDCKRLVSGGGEGQVRVWEILQDTHKLIASMKEHKASVNAVKIKSNDKECVTASSDGTCIIWDLVRFVRNQMVLANTLFKSVCYHPEEYQIITSGTDRKIGYWEVYDGAAIRELEGSQSGAINGMDISSEGGLFITGGDEKLVKVWRYADGDVTHVGVGHSGSISSVCLCPNNRFIITTSTDGAVLRWRFPSCT from the exons ATGGGCTTTAAG GCTGATGTAATAATCTGGGATTATGCTAAAAGAGACATTCACGCTCGACTCGTCCTCCACAAAGCCAAAGTGGAAGCACTCGCTTTCTCTCCCAATGAGAAATACCTGGTGACTCTGGGAGGACAAGACGACGGCAG tatcgTGGTGTGGAACGTGCAGACGAAGGAGGCGATCTGCGGGAGTCCGGCGTCGGCCCACAGCGCAGGTCACTGTCTCAGCATCAACTACTGCAACCTCAGTGATGACGTCTTCATCTCAGCAGGACA TGGTACGCTTCGTGTGTGGGAGCTCGACCTCCCCAACAGGAAGATCCGCCCCACCGAGTGTCAAACGGGGCAGTTAAAGAGGATAATCAAGTGCATCGAG attGCAGAGGACGACTCTTTCTTTTACTGCGGCACTACGAGTGGAGACGTGCTCAGAGTAAACCTGAAGAGTCGCCTGCTGAACAGCTTCGGACCTCAAAAACACCGATTCAGCAAC ggtgtAAATGCTCTGAAGATGTTGAAGACTGGAGATTTGTTGGTGGGATCAGGAGACGGGACGTTCAGCCTCTGTTCCAGCACAAACTTTAAAACCCTCAA gagtgtgacTCTGGAGGGTGGCGTGTCGTCCGTGGCTCTGCGTGGTGAAGGACAGCAGGTGTTTGTGGGCACTGAGGCGTCTCAGATTTACAGGTTGTGTTACACCGACTTCACTCCGCAGCTCATCACCTCCAGCCACTGCAGTGCTGTTTGGGACGCAGCCTTTCCTGA aggaaCGTCGGAGCTCTTTGCCACTTGTTCTCAGGATGATATCCGTGTTTGGAACACAGAGTCCAGTAAAGAGCTTCTACGAATCCGAGTCCCGAACATGACGTGTAACGCGATCGGCTTCAAGCGTGACGGCCGGAGCATCTACAGTG CTTGGAACGATGGGAAAATCCGTCTGTTCACTCCCGAGAGCGGCCGCCTGATGCTGATGATCCCCGACGCTCACAGCATGGGCGTGACGGCGTTAAGAGGAACCAGCGACTGTAAGCGCCTTGTGAGCGGGGGAGGAGAGGGACAG GTGCGAGTCTGGGAGATCctgcaagacacacacaaactcatcgCCAGCATGAAGGAGCACAAAGCCTCAGTCAACGCGGTCAAGATTAAAAGTAATGATAAGGAGTGTGTGACAGCCAGTTCAGATGGGACCTGCATCATCTGGGACCTGGT gcGCTTTGTGAGGAATCAGATGGTTTTAGCGAACACACTGTTCAAAAGTGTTTGTTATCATCCAGAAGAATATCAGATCATCACCAGTGGAACAGACAGGAAG ATTGGCTACTGGGAGGTGTATGATGGAGCAGCTATTAGAGAGCTGGAGGGCTCACAGTCAGGGGCCATCAATGGTATGGACATCAGCTCTGAGGGAGGACTCTTCATCactg GTGGCGATGAGAAGCTAGTGAAGGTGTGGCGTTATGCTGATGGTGATGTCACACATGTGGGCGTCGGCCACAGTGGCAGCATCAGCAGCGTGTGCTTGTGTCCCAACAATAGattcatcatcaccaccagcaCAGACGGAGCCGTGCTCAGATGGAGATTCCCAAGCTGCACATAA